The DNA window CGCTGTCGCGCCGCACGTTTTTTAAATTTGCGTTTTTGTGGAGTGGATCTCGGTGAGTAAAATTTGACTTCAAATTTGAGCGAATAATGATAAGGCAAAGTATTTTTCTACTTCGCTACGCTCGTAGCTTTTCAAGAAGTTCTAGACGAGGCGCTTTTAAATTTGGCGACGGGAGTTATCATGTAGGTAATGACCGAGCCAAATTTAAAAGCCTCTGCTTGCAGTTGCGACCACAAGGGAAGCAAAGCGAAGTATAGGGCAAAAAGACAAGCCTAAGCTGGTCAAATTTATCAAAGAATAAAAAACCTTAGGCTATAATCCCCCATTTACAAAGGACTTTCTTGCAGGCAAACGGGCTAAATATCCTCATCGCGCTAGCTTTTATCATCTTTACATCGCCCTATTTTTCTAAAATTTTACGCATCCCTATCGCGCCCGTGGAGATTATTTTGGGTTCGGTAGCGGGGTATTTGGGCTTTATCGGGCACAACGAAATGTTTAAAATCGTGAGCGAAGTAGGCTTTTTCTACCTCATGTTTTTAGCCGGCACCGAGGTTGATCTCAAGCTCTTTTTCACGATAGATAAAAAGATCCTAAAAACGGGCGTCATCTACCTGGCGATACTCTACCTGCTCTCGGCGCTACTGACCTTTTCGCTCGATCTAAACCGCCTTTTTATCCTCATCGTACCGCTGATGGCCGTGGGCATGATATTTACGCTGTTTAAAGAGTACGGCAAAAACGAGGAGTGGCTAAATATCGGCATGCTAATCGCCTCGATCGGCGAGGTCGTGAGTATCACGCTGCTAACCTTCGTCGGCGCGTATATGAAATTTGGCGCGGGTAGCGAGCTGGCGTTTTCGATCATATATTTGAGTGGATTTTTAGCCGCGGCGGTGATCGGGTACAAGACGCTAAATGTGCTGTTTTGGTGGTATCCGCAGCTGCGCGTCATCCTGATGCCCCACTACGACAACTCCGAAAAAGACATACGCCTGTGTATGGCGCTGTTTTTTGGCATCATCGCGCTTATGCTTTATTTAAATTTAGAGATCGCGTTTGGCGCGTTTGTGGCGGGGACGTTTATCGCGACATTTTTCGA is part of the Campylobacter showae CSUNSWCD genome and encodes:
- a CDS encoding cation:proton antiporter, which codes for MQANGLNILIALAFIIFTSPYFSKILRIPIAPVEIILGSVAGYLGFIGHNEMFKIVSEVGFFYLMFLAGTEVDLKLFFTIDKKILKTGVIYLAILYLLSALLTFSLDLNRLFILIVPLMAVGMIFTLFKEYGKNEEWLNIGMLIASIGEVVSITLLTFVGAYMKFGAGSELAFSIIYLSGFLAAAVIGYKTLNVLFWWYPQLRVILMPHYDNSEKDIRLCMALFFGIIALMLYLNLEIAFGAFVAGTFIATFFDHKKDLPHKLASFGFGFLVPTFFVHIGSTFKLNAFMIDGVVRDAALITGIMIGFRLAASTVFLNILGLKNTVLFALSHSMPLTLLIAVATIAYKSGGIDENFYFSFILASLTQAIIVTISIKILMSVKSNLQRS